A stretch of the Panicum virgatum strain AP13 chromosome 9N, P.virgatum_v5, whole genome shotgun sequence genome encodes the following:
- the LOC120690460 gene encoding pentatricopeptide repeat-containing protein At1g05750, chloroplastic-like, translated as MLTVSLLDAHLSRCRSAGHLLQIHAQFLASGLLADAFAASRLLLFTTSTAAGRLLPRPFDHSLRLFRLVRSPNAFSCNTILKAALRHGLPHLCLPLYASMPALPDAYTYPLLAAACAARGDAREGRQLHLHAVRHGFVDNVYLRNALMHMYSACGCVADARRVFDEGPVWDAVSWNTILAAYVRAGDVEQAIGVFDRMPERSAAAVSSMVALFGRSGMVDEAKKVFDVAEHRDAFTWAAMISCFERNGQFVEALGVFSDMRAEGWHVDEAVMVSVIAACTRSEVIRNGEVCHGLVFRAGLGLRLNVQNALIHMYSSCLDIAAARRLFDSGESLDHFSWNSMIAGYLKNGHVEDAKVLFSVMPDKDNVSWSTMISGCVQNNQSSEALTVFDNMKAHGIRPDEVTLVSVISACTNLSALEKGKSVHEYIKEHQYNITVLLGTSLIDMYMKCGCLDAALEVFDTVEEKGTPCWNAVVVGLAMNGLVTKSLDMFSEMEASATAVPNEITFTGVLSACRHAGLVEEGRQFFKLMQNKYQIVPNIRHYGCMVDLLGRAGYVREAEDLSMPMSPDVPAWGALLGACWKHGNSEVGERVGRKLVELDPHHDGFQTMLSNIYASEGMWQCVKDLRGSMKQHVAKAAGYSVVESPHSS; from the coding sequence ATGCTCACCGTGTCCCTCCTCGATGCGCACCTCTCCCGCTGCCGCTCCGCGGGACACCTCCTCCAAATCCACGCGCAGTTCCTCGCCTCGGGCCTCCTCGCGGACGCGTTCGCCGccagccgcctcctcctcttcaccacctccaccgccgccgggcgcctcctcccgcgcccgTTCGACCACTCCCTGCGCCTCTTCCGCCTCGTGCGCAGCCCCAACGCGTTCTCCTGCAACACCATCCTCAAAGCCGCCCTGCGACACGGCCTTCCCCACCTCTGCCTCCCGCTCTACGCGTCCATGCCCGCGCTTCCCGACGCCTACACGTacccgctcctcgccgccgcctgcgccgccaggGGGGACGCGCGGGAAGGGCGGCAGCTGCACTTACACGCCGTCAGGCACGGGTTCGTAGACAATGTGTACCTCAGGAACGCGCTGATGCACATGTACTCCGCCTGTGGCTGCGTCGCGGACGCGCGCAGGGTGTTCGACGAGGGGCCCGTGTGGGACGCCGTTTCCTGGAACACGATCCTGGCCGCATACGTGCGCGCTGGGGACGTCGAGCAGGCGATCGGGGTGTTTGATAGGATGCCAGAGAGGAGCGCTGCGGCGGTGAGTTCAATGGTGGCACTTTTTGGGAGGAGTGGGATGGTGGATGAGGCGAAGAAGGTGTTTGATGTGGCAGAGCATAGGGACGCTTTCACGTGGGCAGCTATGATTTCCTGCTTTGAGCGGAATGGCCAGTTTGTGGAAGCGTTGGGTGTGTTCTCAGATATGCGTGCTGAGGGTTGGCATGTGGATGAGGCAGTGATGGTCAGTGTGATTGCTGCATGCACACGGTCAGAGGTAATTCGGAATGGAGAGGTGTGCCATGGACTGGTTTTCAGAGCTGGCCTTGGTTTGCGGTTGAATGTCCAGAATGCACTTATCCACATGTACTCAAGTTGTCTGGATATTGCTGCAGCACGGAGATTGTTTGACAGTGGTGAGAGTTTGGACCACTTCTCCTGGAACTCGATGATTGCTGGCTATCTGAAGAATGGCCATGTAGAGGATGCAAAGGTGTTATTCAGTGTGATGCCTGACAAAGACAATGTTTCTTGGAGTACAATGATATCTGGTTGTGTGCAAAATAACCAGTCATCCGAGGCGCTCACAGTTTTTGACAACATGAAAGCCCATGGAATTAGACCTGATGAGGTTACACTAGTGAGTGTCATCTCTGCTTGTACTAATCTGTCTGCGTTGGAGAAAGGAAAGTCAGTGCATGAGTACATTAAGGAACACCAATATAACATCACTGTTTTACTTGGGACTAGCCTCATTGACATGTACATGAAATGTGGATGCTTGGATGCTGCACTAGAAGTCTTCGACACGGTAGAAGAAAAAGGAACACCTTGCTGGAATGCTGTCGTCGTGGGGCTGGCCATGAATGGCCTTGTTACAAAATCCCTTGACATGTTTTCAGAGATGGAAGCCTCTGCAACTGCTGTCCCAAATGAGATAACTTTCACCGGAGTTCTGAGTGCTTGCAGACATGCTGGACTAGTTGAGGAGGGCCGTCAATTCTTTAAGTTGATGCAAAACAAGTACCAGATTGTACCAAACATCAGACACTATGGATGTATGGTTGATCTCCTTGGACGAGCTGGATATGTCAGAGAAGCTGAGGATCTGAGCATGCCCATGTCACCTGATGTCCCAGCATGGGGTGCATTGCTTGGTGCCTGCTGGAAACATGGTAACAGTGAAGTTGGGGAAAGGGTTGGGAGGAAGCTTGTCGAGCTGGATCCTCATCATGACGGGTTCCAAACTATGTTATCAAACATATATGCTTCAGAGGGGATGTGGCAATGTGTAAAGGACCTAAGGGGTTCCATGAAGCAACATGTAGCAAAAGCTGCAGGCTATAGCGTGGTTGAATCGCCACATTCTTCATGA